In Nocardioides cavernae, a single genomic region encodes these proteins:
- a CDS encoding BTAD domain-containing putative transcriptional regulator — MDGQPELNLHVLGELTATRDGAVVDLGGRRQRAVLAGLAMQRDQVVTVDHLVDCVWGDHPPANATGALQAYVSHLRRRLEPDATARQRGGVIARAGPGYVLRLPPDAVDAWAFEAAVESAAGQAPGDAVCTLETSLRTWRGPAYADYAGEAWAEAEAARLTELRGVARERLLATRLELGEAQLVIGDLEALVKEDPLREERWRLLTLALYRAHRQASALEALRRARAVLADELGVDPGPALRALEAEVLAQSPDLDGPRPAPTTPPVTLLPRPRTPDGLVDRDDEMALLRQKLDDLADGTSGCLLVEGPAGIGKTRLLEELRRLAVSRGVFVRSARSSALEQDFEWGVARQLFGAGVDDLLEREERFAVLRGLCELTTQLAEEAPFVLCVDDVQRCDEASLQFLAYLVRRLEGLPVLIVLAMRTGEQQQADDLAELVADETVTVVRPEPLTEQGTAALVTDRLGRGADAFVATCHRMTSGNPLLLRQLLRALADQGVPPDAAHVDTVRAVGSRAVTSLVTLRLRRMPKAVTTVARAVAMLGPMADLRSVADLSQHSEEDVASALDLLARSEILRDGHPLDFVNPLVRDAIHADVPTGERALLVERLNRRLKSSSSSADHAEAPRS, encoded by the coding sequence GTGGACGGACAGCCGGAACTCAACCTGCACGTGCTCGGCGAGCTCACGGCCACCCGGGATGGCGCGGTCGTGGATCTCGGCGGGCGACGGCAGCGCGCCGTGCTGGCGGGCCTGGCCATGCAGCGCGACCAGGTCGTGACGGTGGACCACCTCGTCGACTGCGTCTGGGGCGACCACCCGCCCGCCAATGCGACCGGGGCGCTGCAGGCGTACGTCAGCCACCTGCGCCGGCGGCTCGAGCCCGACGCGACCGCCCGGCAGCGCGGGGGTGTCATCGCCCGTGCCGGGCCGGGATACGTGCTGCGGCTCCCACCTGACGCCGTCGACGCGTGGGCCTTCGAGGCGGCCGTCGAGTCCGCCGCCGGCCAGGCGCCGGGGGACGCGGTGTGCACGCTGGAGACGTCACTGCGGACCTGGCGCGGACCGGCGTACGCCGACTACGCCGGGGAGGCGTGGGCCGAGGCGGAGGCCGCCCGGCTCACCGAGCTGCGCGGGGTCGCCCGCGAGCGGCTGCTCGCGACGCGGCTCGAGCTCGGCGAGGCGCAGCTCGTCATCGGCGACCTCGAGGCGCTGGTCAAGGAGGACCCGCTGCGCGAGGAGCGCTGGCGGCTGCTGACGCTCGCGCTCTACCGGGCACATCGCCAGGCCTCCGCGCTCGAGGCGCTGCGCCGGGCGCGAGCGGTGCTCGCCGACGAGCTCGGCGTCGACCCCGGCCCTGCCCTGCGCGCGCTTGAGGCGGAGGTCCTCGCCCAGTCGCCAGACCTCGACGGGCCGAGACCCGCACCGACCACGCCCCCTGTGACGCTGCTCCCGCGCCCCCGGACCCCCGACGGGCTCGTCGATCGGGACGACGAGATGGCCCTCCTGAGGCAGAAGCTCGACGACCTGGCCGACGGGACCTCCGGGTGCCTGCTTGTCGAGGGCCCCGCCGGCATCGGCAAGACCCGCCTGCTCGAGGAGCTACGACGGCTGGCGGTCAGTAGAGGCGTCTTCGTGCGGTCCGCGAGGAGCAGCGCGCTGGAGCAGGACTTCGAGTGGGGAGTGGCCCGGCAGCTGTTCGGCGCGGGCGTGGACGACCTACTGGAACGCGAGGAGCGCTTCGCAGTGCTCCGAGGGCTGTGCGAGCTGACGACCCAGCTGGCCGAGGAGGCGCCGTTCGTGTTGTGCGTCGACGACGTCCAGCGGTGCGACGAGGCGTCGCTGCAGTTCCTCGCCTACCTGGTCCGGCGCCTCGAGGGACTTCCCGTCCTCATCGTCCTGGCGATGCGCACCGGCGAGCAGCAGCAAGCCGACGACCTCGCCGAGCTGGTCGCGGACGAGACGGTGACCGTCGTACGCCCCGAGCCGCTCACCGAGCAGGGGACCGCCGCGCTGGTGACCGACCGGCTCGGTCGCGGTGCCGACGCGTTCGTCGCGACCTGCCACCGGATGACGTCGGGCAACCCGCTGCTGCTGCGCCAGCTGCTCCGCGCTTTGGCGGACCAGGGCGTCCCGCCGGACGCGGCCCACGTGGACACCGTCCGGGCGGTGGGCTCGCGCGCGGTCACTTCGCTCGTCACCCTTCGCCTGCGCCGGATGCCCAAAGCGGTGACGACGGTCGCGCGAGCGGTCGCGATGCTCGGTCCGATGGCCGACCTGCGGAGCGTCGCCGACCTCTCGCAGCACTCGGAGGAAGACGTCGCGAGCGCCCTCGACCTGCTCGCCCGCAGCGAGATCCTCCGCGACGGGCACCCGCTGGACTTCGTGAACCCGCTCGTCCGCGACGCCATCCACGCCGACGTACCGACGGGCGAGCGCGCCCTCCTCGTCGAGCGGCTGAACCGGCGGCTCAAGTCATCCTCAAGTTCCGCTGACCATGCTGAAGCGCCGAGATCGTGA
- a CDS encoding FAD-binding oxidoreductase: MTVQQAEGLRPLAGGAVHLPGDPLYDEARMPWNLQVDEHPAAVAYPADPHEVARIVRAAAAAGLRVAPQGTGHGAPPLAGRLGDAVLLRTSAMTGLRVDAAGRTARAEAGVLWGDVVARAGRVGLAGQHMSSPGVGVVGSSLGGGVSWYSRQHGLQCSAITAVELVLADGTFVRATDDQDPDLLWAARGGSGGFGVVTALEFDLLPVRTAYAGMLAWDWRHAQRVLTGWGEWTADAPESVTSVARIFQVPDIEWLPDQLRGRKMVMIDAVALGDPETGARSIAPLRALKPEIDTFAEMSAPDIAHLQLDPQEPTAVYANSVLVEGFPAGAVDALVEAAGPESGSNLLFVELRQLGGALARPSPRGGALDHLPAAFLVLGVGLDVGTGWDAVRADAMRILDSLAPWSSRASYLSMAYEAAARRGFAPEAYERLVRIRESVDPNRVFVAPRASSND; encoded by the coding sequence GTGACGGTGCAGCAGGCCGAGGGTCTACGCCCACTGGCGGGCGGTGCTGTCCACCTGCCCGGCGACCCCCTCTACGACGAGGCGCGGATGCCGTGGAACCTCCAGGTCGACGAGCACCCCGCCGCGGTCGCCTACCCGGCCGACCCCCACGAGGTCGCCCGGATCGTCCGCGCCGCCGCGGCGGCCGGCCTCCGCGTCGCGCCGCAGGGCACCGGCCACGGAGCCCCGCCGCTCGCGGGCCGGCTCGGCGACGCCGTCCTGCTGCGCACCTCGGCCATGACCGGGCTGCGCGTCGACGCCGCCGGCCGTACGGCCCGCGCCGAGGCCGGCGTGCTGTGGGGCGACGTCGTCGCCCGCGCCGGCCGCGTCGGGCTGGCCGGACAGCACATGTCCAGCCCTGGTGTCGGCGTCGTCGGCTCATCGCTCGGCGGCGGGGTGAGCTGGTACTCCCGTCAGCACGGCCTGCAGTGCAGCGCGATCACCGCCGTCGAGCTGGTGCTCGCCGACGGCACCTTCGTGCGGGCCACCGACGACCAGGACCCCGACCTGCTCTGGGCGGCCCGCGGCGGCAGCGGCGGCTTCGGGGTCGTCACCGCGCTCGAGTTCGACCTGCTGCCGGTCCGGACGGCGTACGCCGGCATGCTCGCGTGGGACTGGCGGCACGCGCAGCGCGTCCTCACCGGCTGGGGCGAGTGGACGGCCGACGCGCCCGAGTCGGTCACGAGCGTCGCGCGGATCTTCCAGGTGCCCGACATCGAGTGGCTGCCCGACCAGCTGCGCGGTCGGAAGATGGTGATGATCGACGCCGTGGCGCTCGGCGACCCCGAGACCGGCGCCCGCTCGATCGCCCCGCTGCGCGCGCTGAAGCCCGAGATCGACACGTTCGCGGAGATGTCCGCGCCTGACATCGCCCACCTGCAGCTCGACCCGCAGGAGCCCACGGCCGTCTACGCCAACAGCGTCCTCGTCGAGGGCTTTCCCGCCGGCGCGGTCGACGCGCTCGTCGAGGCCGCCGGCCCCGAGTCGGGCAGCAACCTGCTCTTCGTGGAGCTGCGCCAGCTGGGCGGCGCCCTCGCGCGGCCCTCGCCCCGAGGCGGTGCGCTCGACCACCTGCCCGCCGCGTTCCTCGTGCTCGGCGTCGGGCTCGACGTGGGCACCGGGTGGGACGCCGTCCGCGCGGACGCCATGCGGATCCTCGACTCGCTCGCGCCCTGGTCCTCGCGCGCGTCGTACCTCTCGATGGCCTACGAGGCCGCCGCGCGACGGGGATTCGCGCCGGAGGCGTACGAGCGGCTGGTGCGGATTCGTGAGTCTGTGGACCCGAATCGCGTGTTTGTGGCACCACGCGCGTCCTCGAACGACTGA
- a CDS encoding FAD-binding oxidoreductase — translation MTIAQTSPAAVPFAELDALTIGTVAVPGDRAYDALVSPWNLAVPVQPAAVLAAFDAQDVVEAVQFAARHGLRVTPQATGHGPMAELTTELLVTTKDLDEVVIHPEEGWARAGAGVKWLKVVEAAAPYGLAPLSGSITDVGIVGYTTGGGLGPMARTHGLAIDKVRAIEVVTGDGVLRRATPTEHPELFFALRGAKGMLGIVTAIEFDLVDQPSFYGGSTWFDGADAPAVIDAWRTWSAELPEEGTTSFALFQLPDMEGVPPMLAGRLTLSVRFVWTGSAEEGERWFAAMRAAAPAILDDVADKPYTAIDSVHTDPLDPTPAHEAADVLAEFPAEAADALLALTGPGVVSPQILVEVRQLGGAYARPGEHPAAFASRDAAYSLLVVGISEVPGVEDHAAAILDAMAPWVGGHRLPNFTFTPEEYADAYDEVTLARLRRARRTYDPAGVLMIGGVLA, via the coding sequence ATGACCATCGCCCAGACCAGCCCCGCAGCCGTACCGTTCGCGGAGCTGGACGCACTCACGATCGGCACCGTCGCGGTGCCCGGCGACAGGGCGTACGACGCCCTCGTCTCGCCGTGGAACCTCGCCGTCCCGGTCCAGCCGGCCGCCGTCCTGGCCGCCTTCGACGCCCAGGACGTCGTCGAGGCCGTGCAGTTCGCGGCCCGCCACGGCCTCCGCGTCACCCCGCAGGCCACCGGCCACGGCCCGATGGCGGAGCTGACCACCGAGCTGCTCGTCACCACCAAGGACCTCGACGAGGTGGTCATCCACCCTGAGGAGGGCTGGGCCCGCGCCGGAGCCGGCGTGAAGTGGCTGAAGGTCGTGGAGGCCGCCGCGCCGTACGGCCTGGCGCCGCTCTCGGGCTCGATCACCGACGTCGGGATCGTCGGCTACACCACCGGCGGTGGCCTCGGGCCGATGGCCCGCACCCACGGCCTCGCCATCGACAAGGTCCGCGCCATCGAGGTCGTCACCGGCGACGGCGTTCTCCGGCGCGCGACGCCGACCGAGCACCCGGAGCTCTTCTTCGCCCTGCGCGGCGCGAAGGGGATGCTCGGCATCGTCACGGCGATCGAGTTCGACCTGGTCGACCAGCCGAGCTTCTACGGCGGCTCGACGTGGTTCGACGGTGCGGACGCCCCGGCGGTCATCGACGCCTGGCGCACGTGGTCGGCGGAGCTGCCCGAGGAGGGCACCACGTCGTTCGCGCTCTTCCAGCTGCCCGACATGGAGGGCGTGCCGCCGATGCTCGCCGGTCGCCTGACGCTGTCCGTGCGCTTCGTCTGGACGGGCTCCGCCGAGGAGGGGGAGCGCTGGTTCGCCGCGATGCGGGCCGCTGCCCCGGCGATCCTCGACGACGTGGCCGACAAGCCCTACACCGCGATCGACTCGGTCCACACCGACCCGCTCGACCCGACCCCCGCCCACGAGGCGGCCGACGTGCTCGCCGAGTTCCCCGCGGAGGCCGCCGACGCGCTGCTCGCGCTCACCGGTCCCGGTGTCGTGTCGCCGCAGATCCTGGTGGAGGTACGCCAGCTCGGCGGCGCCTACGCCCGGCCGGGTGAGCACCCGGCCGCCTTCGCCTCGCGCGACGCGGCGTACTCGCTGCTCGTCGTCGGGATCTCGGAGGTCCCGGGCGTGGAGGACCATGCCGCCGCGATCCTCGACGCGATGGCGCCGTGGGTGGGTGGGCACCGGCTGCCGAACTTCACGTTCACGCCGGAGGAGTACGCCGACGCGTACGACGAGGTCACCCTCGCCCGGCTGCGACGGGCGCGGCGGACGTACGACCCGGCCGGCGTGCTGATGATCGGCGGCGTGCTGGCGTGA
- a CDS encoding tetratricopeptide repeat protein — protein MAVLGTKLRVPLSRRQLVDRSRLTDRLPTGRGQMPRLVLVAAPAGSGKTTLLTQWLAAGDVRTAWLSLDVADDDLRRFLTHLVASVRVASPEVGVEETALLEDERTVRAEDVLAVLVDELDALSGPTVIALDDYHVIDGAEVHEAVAFLLDNLPPQVSVAMTTRADPPLALSRLRARGELLEVRAADLRFTTAEATAFLNDVMGLGLEPEHVAALERRTEGWATGLQLAALSAAGTADPDGFVDAFAGSHRFVLDYLVDEVLAGQPADVRSFLLDTSVLDDLCGPLCDAVTGRSDGQQVLEALERANLFVVPLDDERQWWRYHHLFGEALRARLTAGGAEHVGRLHQHAADWYAEHDRLPDAVRHALAGGYVHQAADLVELAVPGMRQRREDRAMREWLRALPEDVVRHRPLLAMHLAWARLSEGDLDGLDRWLDVAEAALESQEAPPPSTGPATARAARDQDLATLPAMVEVYRATVAQARGDVAATTAHASRARDLVGPDDHFVLGASSGFLGLAAWAAGDLAAAADTFGEAANHIRAAGNVADGLGMTVVLAEIVRGRGRPDEARRLLEHALAAAESTPGPPLSTTGDLHVALAEVLVEQGSLAEAESHLRTVVELGERASLIENRHRVHVARAALLRARGDLDAAVTALGEAQALLLPGYFPDVRPIPALGARIRIAQDRLDDARTWASEHRVDLGDATYLGEVDRLTLARLLVAEVDRLDDVVAATERIATEAGAAGRGGSVVDAHVVRALAHHAKGDRDAALSALGEALERGVPAGYRRLYLDEGAAMVELLAAHGGEHATTVLAAAAREEPPPRSPQPDGLSERELEVLRLLATELTGPEIAQRLFVSLNTLRTHTKHIFTKLDVNTRRAAVRRAAERELL, from the coding sequence ATGGCGGTGCTCGGCACGAAGCTGCGCGTCCCGCTGTCGCGCCGGCAGCTCGTGGACCGCAGCCGCCTCACGGACCGGCTGCCCACTGGCCGTGGCCAGATGCCGCGGCTGGTGCTGGTGGCGGCGCCGGCCGGGTCCGGGAAGACGACGCTGCTGACCCAGTGGCTGGCGGCCGGTGACGTCCGGACCGCCTGGCTGTCGCTCGACGTCGCAGACGACGACCTGCGGCGGTTCCTCACGCACCTCGTGGCGTCCGTCCGCGTCGCCAGCCCGGAGGTCGGCGTTGAGGAGACGGCGCTGCTCGAGGACGAGCGGACGGTGCGGGCGGAGGACGTGCTGGCCGTCCTGGTCGACGAGCTCGACGCGCTGTCCGGACCGACGGTCATCGCGCTCGACGACTACCACGTGATCGACGGCGCCGAGGTGCACGAGGCGGTCGCCTTCCTGCTCGACAACCTGCCACCGCAGGTCAGCGTGGCGATGACGACGCGGGCCGATCCGCCGCTGGCCCTGTCGCGGCTCCGGGCCCGCGGGGAGCTGCTCGAGGTCAGGGCTGCCGACCTTCGGTTCACCACCGCCGAGGCGACGGCGTTCCTCAACGACGTCATGGGTCTCGGCCTGGAGCCGGAGCACGTCGCCGCGCTCGAGCGCCGGACCGAGGGCTGGGCCACCGGACTGCAGCTCGCCGCCCTCTCCGCTGCCGGCACCGCCGACCCGGACGGGTTCGTCGACGCGTTCGCCGGCAGCCACCGGTTCGTCCTCGACTACCTCGTCGACGAGGTGCTCGCCGGCCAGCCCGCCGACGTCCGGTCGTTCCTGCTCGACACCTCCGTCCTCGACGACCTCTGCGGGCCGCTGTGCGACGCGGTCACCGGTCGCTCCGACGGGCAGCAGGTGCTGGAGGCGCTCGAGCGGGCCAACCTCTTCGTGGTCCCGCTCGACGACGAGCGGCAGTGGTGGCGCTACCACCACCTCTTCGGCGAGGCGCTGCGCGCGCGACTCACGGCCGGGGGCGCCGAGCACGTCGGGCGCCTGCACCAGCACGCCGCCGACTGGTACGCCGAGCACGACCGCCTGCCCGACGCCGTCCGGCACGCCCTCGCCGGCGGCTACGTCCACCAGGCCGCCGACCTGGTGGAGCTCGCCGTGCCCGGGATGCGTCAGCGCCGCGAGGACCGGGCGATGCGCGAGTGGCTGCGGGCCCTGCCGGAGGACGTCGTACGACACCGCCCGCTGCTGGCGATGCACCTCGCGTGGGCGCGGCTCTCCGAGGGCGACCTCGACGGGCTCGACCGGTGGCTCGACGTCGCCGAGGCAGCGTTGGAGTCGCAGGAGGCGCCCCCGCCGTCGACGGGCCCGGCGACCGCGAGGGCAGCTCGCGACCAGGACCTGGCCACCCTGCCGGCGATGGTCGAGGTCTACCGGGCGACCGTCGCCCAGGCCCGCGGCGACGTCGCCGCGACGACGGCCCACGCGAGCCGGGCCCGCGACCTCGTCGGGCCCGACGACCACTTCGTGCTCGGGGCGTCGTCGGGCTTCCTCGGGCTGGCGGCCTGGGCCGCCGGGGACCTGGCGGCCGCCGCCGACACGTTCGGCGAGGCGGCGAACCACATCCGGGCCGCGGGGAACGTCGCCGACGGGCTCGGGATGACCGTCGTGCTGGCCGAGATCGTTCGCGGGCGAGGTCGGCCCGACGAGGCGAGGCGCCTCCTCGAGCACGCGCTCGCGGCCGCGGAGTCGACCCCGGGCCCGCCGCTGTCGACGACCGGCGACCTGCACGTGGCGCTCGCCGAGGTGCTGGTCGAGCAGGGGTCGCTGGCCGAGGCCGAGTCGCACCTGCGGACGGTCGTGGAGCTGGGTGAGCGGGCGTCGCTGATCGAGAACCGGCACCGCGTCCACGTCGCGCGAGCCGCGCTGCTCCGGGCGCGCGGCGACCTCGACGCGGCCGTTACTGCGCTGGGCGAGGCGCAGGCGCTCCTCCTGCCCGGGTACTTCCCCGACGTGCGCCCGATCCCCGCATTGGGGGCGCGGATCCGCATCGCTCAGGATCGGCTCGACGACGCCCGCACGTGGGCGTCCGAGCACCGCGTCGACCTCGGCGACGCCACCTACCTCGGGGAGGTCGACCGGTTGACCCTCGCCCGGCTGCTGGTGGCGGAGGTCGATCGTCTCGACGACGTCGTCGCCGCGACCGAGCGGATCGCGACCGAGGCCGGGGCCGCCGGGCGCGGAGGCAGCGTGGTCGACGCGCACGTCGTACGAGCCCTCGCCCACCACGCGAAGGGTGACCGCGACGCAGCCCTCTCGGCGTTGGGGGAGGCGCTCGAGCGCGGGGTGCCGGCCGGGTATCGCCGGCTCTACCTCGACGAGGGTGCGGCGATGGTCGAGCTGCTGGCGGCGCACGGGGGCGAGCACGCGACCACCGTGCTCGCGGCTGCCGCGCGGGAGGAGCCCCCGCCCCGGTCGCCGCAGCCCGACGGGCTCAGCGAGCGCGAGCTGGAGGTGCTGCGCCTCCTCGCCACAGAGCTGACCGGACCCGAGATCGCGCAGCGGCTCTTCGTCTCGCTCAACACCCTGCGCACCCATACCAAGCACATCTTCACCAAGCTCGACGTCAACACCCGCCGGGCAGCCGTACGACGGGCTGCCGAGCGCGAGCTCCTCTGA
- a CDS encoding Ig-like domain-containing protein, translating to MIVTLGLGVASLAATAPASAQTTVVTAPINQGGTVAVPAGKTKKPDKPCPNAGRPAPPSELGPSVPAGKLAAGLKDGAAPGHCRFAYTAVLDVQLPPPPANSSLVAAKLRMTVSEVPSPTDLAVFATTTEAPQGTVLSETAPSVDSPAATTSVASPGAVVLDALPAVESLLGGSTSSLAVSGLPARALFAAPGTAGAPTLELTYEGSETDDTTAPTVKITAPTFGESVFGDVIVDVDAADDTAVAAVTVTLGGRLVGTDEQAPFSVVVDTSGLPNGEQPLAVEAVDAAGNTARDLIPVVVDNSGGPLRRLDLDYRAGRIDVDTYVLQSMYAVLGQPELNPRYLGQLPDEVSSWTWLVLQHRHLMSTGARARLDAMLTPVDEVPAQPMARAAGPSTLELASTDDVSDPDCSRLRSLLNDGYDCVGKVGEVTLWWDSEDYSEPKGDVPAEVAEAAAGLANAQSYFDSRSWQSISRVDAYMAQGGYQGRAVSLPYVKQIFLNRDDADLAATAGHELFHQYEYEYLNAIDVLDPRDTLEFQDITWMLEASAEWASHQLVAAYPSDYNDSDKTEYYRNIDLFLEEPQRDLLAWDSSTNRQYGAFPVIEWIEAQDGADGVRELWESIDDSGKVRDELATAISPLGDLMWRDLYMLDIDIPGRVDRAVTDNWRGELVDNSNDAPYASSGRRPVETSLSLGNGDSASVPVSLGAGGATFIEVDVDLDQRSVIRLSPSMDEGDVSIGAFPLTDYDLDPTTAPPTCATPVPDGDDWVIEYDPDTCKGVSIVVSNPDFHGSASGSLNVAVGDRVDTTITNGLIRMGVHAEGHLNVPGYDASSGTGTTTVGLRWVPTNADALAPGCVCEGWGIADVDAGVGGWANADWGGTQDLTLRNAAFDSASGTSEVGAGAGSPFVVEHDFSVARETANLFQVDVTITNNTTALGELLGFYDYGPLTPTYRRVMDWDVEPTAFSEYVTIGAKGGQLPAEVVNATNDGFASPDPRDAATDLGARGLFEDFGPDDHGTLFDVQLPEIDPGESVTFTLFYGAGATSAMAKDALRLVDAEAWSLAEPDVADGATTGEPNTFAFGLRFDRPIPALARGLVAEPAPELEPARNDGQVRQ from the coding sequence GTGATCGTGACCTTGGGACTCGGGGTGGCCAGCCTGGCGGCGACGGCCCCGGCCAGCGCCCAGACGACCGTGGTCACGGCACCGATCAACCAGGGCGGGACGGTCGCCGTGCCCGCCGGCAAGACCAAGAAGCCCGACAAGCCCTGCCCCAACGCCGGGCGCCCGGCGCCTCCGTCGGAGCTCGGCCCGAGCGTCCCGGCGGGGAAGCTCGCTGCAGGGCTGAAGGACGGGGCTGCGCCCGGTCACTGCCGGTTCGCCTACACGGCCGTGCTCGACGTCCAGCTCCCGCCCCCTCCCGCGAACAGCTCGCTGGTGGCGGCCAAGCTCCGCATGACGGTGTCCGAGGTGCCGTCCCCCACCGACCTGGCGGTCTTCGCGACGACGACCGAGGCACCGCAGGGCACTGTCCTCTCCGAGACGGCGCCATCGGTGGATTCACCCGCGGCGACCACCTCCGTCGCTTCTCCCGGTGCGGTCGTCCTCGACGCCCTCCCGGCCGTCGAGTCGCTGCTCGGAGGGAGCACGTCCTCTCTCGCCGTGTCCGGGCTCCCCGCCCGCGCGCTGTTCGCGGCGCCGGGCACGGCCGGCGCGCCCACCCTCGAGCTGACCTACGAGGGCAGCGAGACCGATGACACCACCGCGCCCACCGTCAAGATCACCGCGCCCACGTTCGGCGAGAGCGTGTTCGGTGACGTGATCGTCGACGTGGACGCGGCCGACGACACCGCCGTCGCCGCCGTGACGGTCACCCTCGGCGGTCGCCTCGTCGGCACCGACGAGCAGGCGCCGTTCTCGGTCGTGGTCGACACCTCCGGCCTGCCCAACGGCGAGCAGCCGCTGGCCGTGGAGGCCGTCGACGCCGCCGGCAACACCGCGCGCGACCTGATCCCCGTCGTCGTCGACAACTCGGGAGGTCCGTTGCGCCGACTCGACCTGGACTACCGGGCGGGCCGAATCGACGTCGACACCTACGTGCTGCAGTCGATGTACGCCGTGCTGGGCCAGCCCGAGCTGAACCCCCGCTACCTCGGCCAGCTCCCCGACGAGGTCTCCTCGTGGACGTGGCTGGTGCTCCAGCACCGGCACCTGATGTCCACCGGCGCGCGTGCCCGGCTGGACGCGATGCTGACCCCGGTGGACGAGGTCCCGGCGCAGCCCATGGCCCGCGCCGCTGGCCCCAGCACCCTCGAGCTCGCCAGCACCGACGACGTGTCCGACCCCGACTGCAGCCGCCTGCGGAGCCTGCTCAATGACGGCTACGACTGCGTCGGCAAGGTCGGCGAGGTCACGCTGTGGTGGGACAGCGAGGACTACAGCGAGCCCAAGGGGGACGTTCCGGCCGAGGTGGCCGAGGCCGCAGCGGGCTTGGCGAACGCGCAGTCCTACTTCGACTCCCGCTCCTGGCAGTCCATCTCCCGGGTAGACGCCTACATGGCGCAGGGCGGATATCAGGGACGTGCAGTCTCGCTGCCCTACGTCAAGCAGATCTTCCTCAACCGCGACGACGCCGACCTGGCGGCAACCGCGGGTCACGAGCTGTTCCACCAGTACGAGTACGAGTACCTCAACGCCATCGACGTGCTCGACCCGCGCGACACCCTGGAGTTCCAGGACATCACGTGGATGCTCGAGGCCTCGGCCGAGTGGGCGAGCCACCAGCTGGTGGCGGCGTACCCGAGTGACTACAACGACTCCGACAAGACCGAGTACTACCGCAACATCGACCTGTTCCTCGAGGAGCCGCAGCGCGACCTGCTCGCCTGGGACTCGTCCACCAACCGGCAGTACGGCGCCTTCCCCGTCATCGAGTGGATCGAGGCGCAGGACGGTGCGGACGGCGTGCGCGAGCTCTGGGAGTCGATCGACGACAGCGGCAAGGTCCGCGACGAGCTCGCCACCGCCATCTCGCCGCTCGGCGACCTGATGTGGCGCGACCTCTACATGCTGGACATCGACATCCCCGGCCGGGTGGACCGCGCAGTGACGGACAACTGGCGCGGCGAGCTCGTTGACAACTCGAACGACGCACCGTATGCCTCGTCCGGGCGACGGCCGGTGGAGACGAGCCTCAGCCTCGGCAACGGCGACAGCGCCAGCGTCCCCGTGTCGCTGGGAGCCGGGGGCGCGACCTTCATCGAGGTCGACGTCGACCTCGACCAGCGCAGCGTGATCCGGCTGTCTCCGTCCATGGACGAGGGCGACGTCTCGATCGGGGCGTTCCCGCTCACCGACTACGACCTTGACCCGACGACGGCTCCCCCGACCTGCGCCACGCCCGTCCCGGACGGGGACGACTGGGTCATCGAGTACGACCCCGACACCTGCAAGGGCGTGAGCATCGTGGTGTCGAACCCCGACTTCCACGGCAGCGCGAGCGGGTCGCTGAACGTCGCGGTCGGCGACCGCGTCGACACCACCATCACCAACGGGCTGATCCGGATGGGCGTGCACGCCGAGGGTCACCTGAACGTCCCCGGTTACGACGCCTCGTCCGGCACCGGGACGACGACGGTCGGACTGCGGTGGGTGCCGACCAACGCCGACGCGCTGGCACCGGGTTGCGTGTGCGAAGGATGGGGCATCGCGGACGTGGACGCCGGCGTCGGCGGCTGGGCCAACGCGGACTGGGGCGGCACCCAGGACCTCACCCTCCGCAACGCGGCGTTCGACTCCGCGTCGGGCACCTCGGAGGTCGGCGCAGGCGCCGGTTCCCCCTTCGTGGTCGAGCACGACTTCTCCGTCGCCCGGGAGACGGCGAACCTGTTCCAGGTCGACGTCACCATCACCAACAACACCACGGCGCTCGGCGAGCTGCTCGGGTTCTACGACTACGGCCCGCTCACGCCCACCTACCGCCGGGTCATGGACTGGGACGTCGAGCCCACCGCGTTCAGCGAGTACGTCACGATCGGGGCCAAGGGCGGGCAGCTGCCCGCAGAGGTGGTGAACGCAACCAACGACGGGTTCGCCAGCCCCGACCCGCGGGACGCCGCGACCGACCTGGGGGCCCGTGGCCTCTTCGAGGACTTCGGACCGGACGACCACGGCACGCTGTTCGACGTACAGCTGCCGGAGATCGACCCGGGCGAGTCCGTGACGTTCACGCTGTTCTACGGCGCTGGAGCCACCTCCGCGATGGCCAAGGACGCGCTGCGCCTGGTCGACGCCGAGGCCTGGAGCCTCGCCGAGCCGGACGTGGCGGATGGCGCCACCACGGGCGAGCCGAACACCTTCGCCTTCGGGTTGCGGTTCGACCGGCCCATCCCCGCCCTGGCACGTGGGCTGGTGGCGGAGCCTGCTCCGGAGCTCGAACCCGCGCGGAACGACGGACAGGTGCGGCAGTAG